The DNA window GCGCAGGAAGTAGGCGCGGTTGACGGGATCGGCGCGGAACGCGGCGTCGATCTCGAAACGCTCGTGCCACAGCGCGCGCGTGGCGCGGGCCGTGATGCCTTTCAGCGCGGGCCGCTCCGTCATCAGCACGAACACTTCGAGGATCGCCGACGGCGTGCGCGCGAACACGTCGTCGCTGGCGATGTCGATGAAGCCATTGACTTCGTTGAAGCGCTCGTTGATCGGATGGGTGTCGCACCCTTGCGGGAACAGCATCGCCTCGATGTTCTGCAGCATGATGGTGTTCAGCTGCACCACGGCCTTGGCGGCCCAGTAGTAGCGCTGCATCAGGTATTCGCTGGCGCGGCGCATGTGCACGCCGCTGCCGGTGGTCTGCAGGCCCAGGCTTTCGGCGATCGCCGTCTGCACGTCGAACACCAGGCGGTCTTCGCGGCGGCCGGCGTGCAGGTGCAGGCGCACGCGGATATCCTTGAAGGCGCGCTCCTTTTCCATCAGCTGGCGCGCCTCGGTCTGCGTGATCAGGCCACGCGTGGCCAGCGTGCGCCACGAACTGGCCAGGCCCGCCGCCTTGGCCATCCACAGGATCACCTGCAGGTCGCGCAGGCCGCCGGGGCTTTCCTTGCAATTCGGTTCGAGCGAGAACGCGGTGTCTTCATACTTGGCGTGGCGCTGGCGCATCTCGGCGGTCTTCGCGTGGAAGAACGCCTGCGGGTCCATCGCCGCGTCGTAGGCGCGTTCCAGCTGCGCGAACAGTTCGGCGTTGCCGGTGACGAGCCGCGCTTCGAGCAGGCTCGTTTGCACCGTGATGTCGGCCTCGGATTCGGCCAGGCATTCCTCCACCGTGCGGATCGACGAGCCGATTTCCAGCCCCAGGTCCCACAGCAGCTGCACCAGTTCCTCAAGGCGGTGGCGGGTGTCCTCGTCCGGGCTCTGGCCCAGCAGGATCAGCACGTCCACGTCCGAATAGGGGAACAGCTCGCCGCGGCCATAGCCGCCCACGGCCACCAGGGCCGTCTGCGCCGGCAGGCCGGCCGCCTGCCACGCCTGCGTCAGCACGTCGTCCACGCTCTGGCGCAGGCTGCGCAGCAGCTTTTCCGGCTTGCCATCCTCGCGGAACGTGGCAATCACGACCTGGCGGTCGGACTTCAGCCGCAGCTTGAGGGAACTGCGCAGCTGTTCACGGGGATCGCTGTTCATCGCGATGGAGGACATGGGGTCAGGCCGCGGCGCTTGCCTGGGCGATGAAGGCCGGCGGCGGCGGCGAACCCGCCGACAGCGTCAACACCTCGTAGCCGGTTTCCGTCACGAGCACCATGTGTTCCCACTGGGCGGACAGGCTGCGGTCCTTCGTCTTGATCGTCCAGCCGTCGCCCATCTCGCGGATTTCCCGGCGGCCGGCATTGATCATCGGTTCGATCGTGAAGATCATGCCCGGCTTGAGCTCTTCGCCGGTGCCCGGCTTGCCGTAGTGGAGCACCTGCGGCTCTTCATGGAAGACCTTGCCGATGCCGTGGCCGCAGAACTCGCGCACCACGCTGTAGCCGGCCTTTTCGGCATGCTGCTGGATCGCGTGGCCGATGTCGCCGAAGTGGCCGCCCGGGCGCACCTGGGCGATGCCGAGCCACATGCATTCATAGGTGATCTCGGTGAGGCGTTTGGCCAGGATCGTCGGCGGGCCGATGTAGAACATGCGGCTGTTGTCGCCGTGGTAGCCATCCTTCGTGATGATCGTGATATCCAGGTTCACCACGTCGCCGTTCTTCAGCACCTTGTCGCCGGGGATGCCGTGGCAGATCACGTCGTTGACCGACGTGCAGATCGCCTTCGGATACGGCGGGTAGCCGGGTGGCTGGTAATTCAGCGGCGCCGGTACCGTGCCTTGCACGTTCGTCATGTATTCGTGGCACAGGCGGTCCAGCTCGCCCGTGGTGACACCGGGCTTGACGAACGGGGTGATGTAGTCGAGGACTTCGGCACCGAGGCGGCCGGCGAGGCGCATGCCTTCGATATCTTCGGGGGTCTTGATCGTGATGGCCATGTTTCTTGAGTATTTCGGGCGACAAACCACGATTATAGACGACGTAGCCCCCGAGAGTCGTTATCGCCGCTTCGTGCCGGCAGCCTTTGAGAGTCTGGTGTCGGACACCGGCTTCACGGTGTTGGACACCGGTTTTCGGTCGATCAGCCCCGCACTACCGAACCGAAGAACCGCACCATCTCCCGGCTCGCATCCGGCCCGGTCGGATCGGTATAGCTGCCACTGGCGCTCCCCCGGCCCAGGCATGGCCCGCGCCGTGCAGCTGCCAATGCTCGGCGAGCACGCGGCCATCCTTCGCCTTGTGGAGCGTGCGCGTGTACTTGCGCCCGCCGCTGGCCTTGGCCGACGCCACTTCCGGCATGCCCGCCTCATGCGCCACCAGGCCGTGCTGCAACACGTCGTTGCCGTTCTTCTGGTTCACGGTGTGATCCTTGTCGCCATGGAACACGATCACCGGCGGGCTGGCGACGGGCCGCGCATGGCCCTTGGCACCCTGCTGCATGGCCTGCAATGCCGAGGGGAGGTCGCTGGCACTGCCGATGGGCAGGCCGGAGTGGACGCCGACCGCGTTGAACAGTTCAGGGTACAGCGCACCCACCACGATCGCCATCGCGCCGCCGGCCGACAGCCCGGCAATGCTGACGCGCGCCGGGTCGACCGCGAAATCGGCTATCACCTGGCGGGCGATGCCGGCGATGATCGCCGGCTCGCCCCGGTCGCGCTGCTGGTCGGCCACGCTGAACCAGTTCCAGCATTTCGAGCTGTTGGCCTGCTGCGTCTGCCCGGGGTAGGCGACGAGGCAGCCGGTTTCTTCCGCGACCTGGTTCATCCGCGTGCCGGCGGCGAAATCGTCCGGGTCCTGCGTGCAGCCGTGCAGCATCACGACCAGCGGCACCGGCTGGTCCGCCTTGTAAGTGCTCGGCACATACAGCTTGTAGCCGCGCGTGCCTGCGCTGCACGTAAAACTGGCGCTGTCGAAGCGGGCGCCGTCCGGCAGCGGGGGAGGGGGCGTGCGCTTGCGGGCACCGGGCAGCTTGCCGTTCTTCAGTGCTTCTGGCAGGCCGTCGAGCAGGCCCTCGGGCAATCCGCCCTGGAAGCCACCCTTGAATTTTTCCTTGAAGCTGTCGGCAAGGCCTTCGGGCAGCGTGATGCCGGACTTCGCCAGTATGTCGGCCAGGCCGGACATGGCGGTGCCGGCATGCGGCGTCTCGCCCTGCTTTGTTTCCGGCTTTTCTCCCGGCGCGGCGTGCGGCGGCTGCGTGGGTTTCGGTGCAGCTTTGCGCGCACGGAAAGCGGGGCGTGCCGGCGCTTTTTCCGGCGGCGCGTTCAAGTCTTTCATCGTGGCGCCGGCGCCCGGCGCCGTAAAGGAGGCATCGGCGCGAGGCGCCGTGTGGATGCCATTGTCGGTGGCATCCGTTTCGGGCGCGGTGTCACCGGCCAGGGCGCGCTGGATCGCGGCTGTGGCGGCCATCGGGCCGTCCTTCATCAACTCTTGCGTGGCTGCCTGCAGGCGGGCCATCAGTGCGGAATCGAATTTCATATCGTGCCTTCCATGGGGTGAGGCGTGGATGAGTATTGCGTGGAGCAGCGGTGCTGCCCACATGTCCGGATGGCTGCCGGTCAGTTGATGCGCCCTGCCAGTGCCGCCTTCACGGCGGGGCTGGCATGGAGCGCGCCCAGTACCGTGATCGAGCCGATCGTCGCCGCCGCCAGTTCAGCCGTTACGTCGGGCGCGATCGTTGCCAGCCCAAGCACGCGGATGTTGAGCATCTCGCCTGCGGTGCGGGCCGCTTCGAGGTCGGCGCTGGAAAACTGCTGCAATCCCAGCACGAACTGGTTGCGCTCGACCGTTTGTTTCACCACGTCCGCATGCTGATTCAGCTGGTTGCGGATCGCGGTTCGGATCAGGTCGGTGCGGTTGGCATAGAAACCCTGCTGTACGAGCAGGTCGATCTGGCCCAGGTCCACGGGGAACAGGTTGATCGTGATCTTTTCGGAATCGGCGGGGCGCAGCTTCAGGTCGGGCATGGTGTTTCCTCTTCAACCTTCCATTTGCCATCCAAGTGGATGGTATATGGATGATTCTAGACCGATTTCAAGGCATGTCACCGATTTATTTTCAAAACAGTTCGTTGGCGTTCCATGCGCCCGGCACGTGGCTGCGTGCTTTGCGTGGTGGACGCTCGCCTGCCTGCCGCTTATTGCGGGGCTTCCTGTCCATGGCGGGTTTTAGGGGCTTGCCTGGAACGGTCTTGGCTATAGCGCGCTTCGTCACTGGCAAGGCTTTCGACGCTTGCCGGCGCGCTGGATCGATGCGCACGGCGTCGAACATCGCGCCGCCCCATAACAGCACGAGCTGGCCCGGGTTGCGGATATACACGTCCGTACACCCGAGCTCGACCATGGTAACGGGCGTCGGCAAGTGCAGCCGCTGGGCGCTCGAGTGCAGCTTTTCCTGCATGTGCGGTTCCGGTATCACGCGCTCGGCCCAGAACTCCGGCTGGGAGCAAAGTTCCTCGCCCACGCGTACGGCCGTTTCGCTGATCGTCAGGAATTTGCCCAGCAACGTTTTTGTTTCCGCCGCATCGAGCGAGGCGATCGTTGCGAAGTCGAGCACGGACACCAGTTGCCATGTGCCGATGACGCTGCGGTCGCGGAACTCGTCGCGGGCGCTCGCGCTGGGGAGATGGGAAAAGAAGAAGGCAATCGCCAGCGTTGAAAGCCGCGCCAAGGGATGCCACCAGGGCGCCAGGGAATTGCGTGTCGTTCTGCTTGCCATGATTGCCTCAGGGAATTAGTCCTGATGAGCAACATAGCGAATCGGGTGGCGGCGGCTTTGAGGTGTGGCAAGAGGCGTGGCAAGGGGTGTGGCAAAAGCCTCGGGCCGCGCGGCAATGTGCGTCCCGGTAAGGCTGGACCGTCGGCAGGGTTTCGCCCACGGTCGTTGTCGGAGGGTCAGGCGCCCGGACGGTTTTCCTTCAGGTCCTCGGCTTCGAGCATGTATCCCTCGTCCGCCGCCAGTTGCGCATCGGGCGGCAGCTTTTCATGGGCCCGCGCCCGGTCCAGCAGCACGTGCACGGTCTCGATCTTGTGGCGGATCGCGTCGGCCAGCGATGCGAGCGTCAACTTCTCCGGCAGCATCAGCTCGCATGCCTCGGCTGCCTGCGCGGCCGGATGGTCGGGGGTGATGTCACCTTGCGCACCGGATTCGTCGCGCTCGATCAGTTGCAGCACGTTGCGCAGGCCTTGTTCCAGTTCTTCCAGTCGGCTTGATTCCATAATTTTTTCCTTGTTTCAGTCTCAATCGTGTTCTCAAGCATACGCCGGCAGGCCGCATCGCGACGCCCGATACCTGCGCAGGGATCTGCCACACATTGCCACAAGTTAGCATTCATGAAATAATATTGAATGATAACTATTCTCATTTGTGCCAATGGCCGACAATGCTCATCGAGAGAAAAACAATGACCCTGAAAAAGACGCCCGTCGCGATCGCCGCGATGCTGCTTGCCCATGCCGCCGCCGTTGCCGGCCCCGCCAATGAGCCGACGTTCGCGCCCGCCGAAGGGCAGCCAGCCATCGTCACCATCACCGGTGCCCGGGGCGAATCACCCGCCTACAACCCGCCCGCATCGACCAGCGCGATGAAGATCGAGGCGCCGCTGCGCGATATCCCGCAAACCGTGAACGTGATTCCGGAACAGCTGCTGCGCGACCAGGCGGTACTGTCGATGGAAGATGCCATGAAGTCCGTGCCGGGCGTGGGGCTGTCCCATGGCGATGGCCAGCGCGACCAGGTGACCTTGCGTGGCTTTTCCGCGATCTCCGACCAGTTCGTGGACGGTTTTCGCGACGATGCGCTGTACTTCCGCGACATGTCGAACGTGGAGCGCATCGAGGTGCTGAAGGGACCGGCGGCCGTGCTGTACGGCCGGGGTTCGTCCGGTGGCCTCATCAACCGCATCACGAAGCGCCCGGGCATCGACCGCAGCGAAGTGACGGTGCGCGTGGGCAGCCACAAGCAGCGGCGCGGCGAAGTGGACGTTGCCCGCACCCTGGGTAATACGGGGATGGCATTCCGCATCACCGGCGCCGTCGAGCGGGCGGACAGCTACCGCGACCAGCAATTCCTCGACCGCGACGCGATCGCGCCATCGCTGCTGGTGTCGCTGGGTGCTTCCACGAGCCTGCTGGTGCAGGCCGAGCACCTGTCCGACCGCCGTGTGACCGATTTTGGCATTCCTTCCTACCAGGGGCGCCCGGTGAGCGTGCCGGCCGGCACATACTATGGCGCCGCCAACGCGCGTGACGTCGATTTCTCGCAGGCCGAGGTGACCGCGGGCGGCTTCACCCTGGAGCACCGCCTCGGCGAGCGGATCGCCCTGCGCAACGCTTTCCGAAAATACGATTACACGCTGGCCCGGAACAACACGCTGGTCGGTGCCGTGAACGAGGCGGCGGGGACGGCTTCACTGAACCGCACGAACCTGCGCCGCGAGGAAGATGGCTGGTTCAACCAGACGGAGGTCACGCAGACGGCATCGCTGGCCGGCATGACGCACCGCCTGCTGTATGGGGTGGAAATCGGCAGGCAGGACAAGGACCAGGTGAACCGCTCGCAAAGCAATGTCGCCACCGTCGCGCTGTTCAATCCCGTGTCGCCTGTGCTGCCGCTGGCGCTGAACGTCGCGCCGGGCACCGATAACCGCGGCATCTTCACCACGCGAGCCGTCTATGTACAAGACCTGGTCGAGCTGTCGCCGGCATGGAAGGCGTTGGCCGGAGTGCGCTACGACCGCTTCGAGCAGGAAACGCGCGAACGCAGGGCGGGACAGGCCGACCTGCACCGCGTGGACGCTGGCTGGAGCCCGCGCGCAGGCCTCGTGTGGCAGCCGGGCGCGACGCAGTCGTACTACGCGTCGTTCAGCCGCTCGTTCCAGCCATCGGCCGAAAACTTCCCGCTGGCCGCGAACAATGCGCAGATCGCGCCCGAGAAAACCACGAACAGGGAAGTGGGCGGCAAGTTCGATCTGTTCGGCGGGGCGCTGTCCGCCACGGCTTCCCTGTTCCGGCTGGAGCGGACCAACGTCAAATACACGGACCCCGTCACCAACCTGCTGGTGCCGGTCGGCACACAGCGCTCCGACGGGCTGGAGCTGACGCTGGCCGGCCAGGTCGCGTCGGGCTGGCAGGTATGGTCCGGCTATTCGTTCCTGGATGCAAAGGTGATCTCGTCCCCGGCGCTGGACAACAGCGACAACGTCATCAAGCGGGTGCCCGTGCAGGGCAAGCGTGCCACGCTCACGCCGCGGCACAGCGCCAACCTGTGGATCGCGCGATCGTTCAATGCCGCGCTGCGCGGCGGCATCGGCCTTGTCGCGGTCGGCGAGCGGTTCGCCAATCCCGGCAACACGGTGGCATTGCCGGGGTATGCCACGGTGGATGCGATGGTGGGGTACCGGATCGCGTCGGTCGACCTGCAGCTCAACGTGACCAACCTGCTCGACCGGGGATATATCGTCTCGGGGCATGGCACCGCGCCGAACCTGAACATGCCCGGCGCGCCGCGCGGCGCGAGGTTGACGGCGCGGTACCGGTTTTAAGGATGCCTTGGCGGAGCACAGGAACATCGTTTGATTGTTTGCCTGTCTTCCGCTAAAATGCCGGGTTGCTCGGACTCGTTTCGAGCAATGTTGTAAAAACCTCACTTTTTAATAAACTCGAACCCGCTCTGCAAGGGTGCCCGCAAGGGTGACTGAGCTGGTTCCAGACCCAACCCTGGAGTAAAAAATGTCTGTAACGATGCGTGAAATGCTGGAAGCCGGCGTCCATTTCGGTCACCAAACCCGATTCTGGAACCCAAAGATGGCTCCGTTCATCTTCGGCCACCGCAACAAGATTCACATCATCAACCTGGAAAAGACCATGGAGCTGTACCAGGAGGCGATGAAGACGGTTCGCCAACTGTCGGCCAACCGTGGCACGATCCTGATGGTGGGCACCAAGCGCCAGGCGCGTGACATCGTCGCCGCTGAAGCCCAGCGCGCAGGTGTTCCTTACGTCGACCAGCGCTGGCTGGGCGGCATGCTGACCAACTTCAAGACCATCAAGACCTCGATCAAGCGCCTGAAGGACATGGAAGCGCAAGTGGCCGACGGTTCCGTGGAAAAGCTGACCAAGAAAGATGCGCTGCTGTTCAGCCGCGAAATGGAAAAGCTGCAGAAGTCCATCGGCGGTATCAAGGATATGGGCGGCGTGCCTGACGCGATCTTCGTGATCGACGTTGGCTACCACAAAGGTGCGATCACCGAAGCCCAGAAGCTGGGTATCCCGGTCATCGGCATCGTCGATACCAACCACTCGCCAGCCGGCGTGACCCACGTGATCCCGGGTAACGACGACTCGTCCAAGGCGATCAGCCTGTACGCCCGCGGCGTGGCCGATGCGATCCTGGAAGGCCGTGCCAACGCGTCGACCGAAGTGCTGGAGTCGATCAAGACGGCCGAAGGCGACGAGTTCGTGGAAGTGAACGAACAGGCTTGATGCCAGTGTCCGCCTCCGGCGGACATCAGCTTTACATAAAAGGCTGTTAAAAAGGGGTGGCTTCCAGCTCCCCTTTTTTTTAACAACGTGCCCGATGAGCAGGCTGCCATGAGGCGCCGCCGGGGCACCCCACCGAATACAGGAGAAAACATATGGCAGCGATTACCGCAGCAATGGTCGGCGAACTGCGCGCTAAGACCGACGCACCGATGATGGAATGCAAGAAGGCCCTGACCGAAGCGGCCGGCGACATGGACAAGGCAGAAGAGATCCTGCGCGTCAAACTGGGCGGCAAGGCTGCCAAGGCTTCCGCGCGCGTGACCGCCGAAGGCGTCGTCGCGGCATTCATCTCGGGCAACGTGGGCGCCCTGGTCGAAGTGAACTCCGAAACCGACTTCGTCGCCAAGAACGACGATTTCCTGTCGCTGGCAAGCACCGCCGCGCGCCTGGCCGCTGAAAAGAACCCGGCCGACGTGGCTGCCCTGCTGGCACTGCCGACCGAATCCGGCCAGACGCTGGAAGAAGTGCGTTCCGCCCTGGTTGGCAAGATCGGCGAAAACATGTCGATCCGTCGCTTCCAGCGCTTTGAAACGACCGGCAAGCTGGCTTCGTACCTGCACGGCACGAAGATCGGCGTGATCGTCGACTTCGAAGGCGCAGACGACCAGGTGGGCAAGGACGTGGCCATGCACATCGCCGCAATGAAGCCGGTGTCGCTGTCCGCCGACCAGGTGCCTGCCGAGATGATCGAGAAAGAGCGCTCGGTTGCCCAGGCCAAGGCCGACGAAGATGCAGCCCAGGCTGCCGCAGCCGGCAAGCCGGCCCAGTCGCCGGAAATCGTGGCCAAGCGCCTCGAAGGCTCCGTGCAGAAGTACCTGAAGGAAGTGTCGCTGCTGAACCAGGCATTCGTGAAGAACGACAAGCAGTCCGTCGAGCAGATGCTGAAGGCCGCCAACGCGTCCGTGAAAGGCTTCACCATGTACGTGGTGGGCGAAGGCATTGAAAAGAAAGTAGACGATTTCGCCGCAGAAGTGGCAGCCCAGATGGCTGCTTCCAAGGGAGCGTAATCATTAAACGGGCCGCAAGGCCCGTTTTTTTAGAGCTGCGGCTCTTGGGAAGCGCCCAATTAAAACGCATTGCCGACCGTCCCCGCGTGGGTTGCACGGTTGGAGCATCACCCCGGCGCGCAGGGCTTTGAAGCTATCATTGCGGCCGGAATGTCACTGAATACATTTACTTAGGAGCCCCAGCTCATGTCAAAACCAGCCTACAAGCGCGTCCTCCTCAAATTGTCCGGTGAGGCCCTGATGGGCGATGACCCCTATGGCATCAACCGCGCAACGATCGAGCGCATGGTCGCCGACGTGGCCGAGGTCGCGAAACTGGGCGTGGAACTGGCAGTCGTGATCGGCGGCGGCAACATCTTCCGTGGCGTGGCGCCAGGCGCCCAGGGCATGGACCGTGCCACCGCCGACTACATGGGCATGCTGGCCACCGTCATGAACGCGCTGGCCCTGGCCGACGCGATGCGCCACGTGGGCGTCGTCGCGCGCGTGATGTCGGCAATCGGCATCGAGCAGGTCGTCGAACCGTACGTGCGCCCGAAAGCGCTGCAGTACCTGGAAGAAGGCAAGGTCGTGATCTTCGCGGCCGGCACCGGCAATCCGTTCTTCACCACCGATACCGCCGCCGCACTGCGCGGTTCGGAAATGTCGGCCGAGATCGTGCTGAAGGCCACCAAGGTCGACGGCGTCTACAGCGCCGACCCGAAGAAGGACCCGGATGCCACGCTGTACAGCACCATCAGCTTCGACGAGGCAATTGCCAAGCAGCTGCAGGTGATGGACGCCACAGCCTTCGCGCTGTGCCGCGACCAGAAGCTGCCGATCAAGGTCTTCTCCATCACCAAGCCAGGCGCTATGATGCGCGTGATCATGGGCGAGGCAGAAGGTACGCTCGTTCACGTCTGATATACGAAACCCCAGAACAACAGGAGAGCAGCATGTCTACCGCTGACATCAAGAAGAACGCCCAGGACAAGATGGCGAAATCGCTGGAAACGCTGAGGGCCGACCTGGCCAAGGTGCGTACCGGCCGTGCCCACGTGGGCATCCTGGACCATGTAATGGTCGATTACTACGGCAACCCGACGGCGATCAACCAGGTGGCCAACCTGACGCTGATCGACGCGCGCACGATCGGCGTGACGCCGTTCGAAAAGAAAATGGGTACCACGATCGAAAAGGCCATCCGCGATGCCGACCTGGGCCTGAACCCGTCCGCCCAGGGCGACACGATCCGTGTGCCGACCCCGCCGCTGACCGAAGAGCGCCGCAAGGAAATGGTCAAGCTGTGCAAGAGCGAAGCCGAGGATGCCAAGATTGCCGTGCGTAACATCCGCCGCGACGCCAACGAGCAGCTGAAAAAGCTCGTGAAGGACAAGTCGATCTCCGAGGACGACGAACGCCGCGCGTCGGACGACGTGCAAAAGCTG is part of the Pseudoduganella lutea genome and encodes:
- a CDS encoding CopG family transcriptional regulator is translated as MPDLKLRPADSEKITINLFPVDLGQIDLLVQQGFYANRTDLIRTAIRNQLNQHADVVKQTVERNQFVLGLQQFSSADLEAARTAGEMLNIRVLGLATIAPDVTAELAAATIGSITVLGALHASPAVKAALAGRIN
- a CDS encoding extracellular catalytic domain type 1 short-chain-length polyhydroxyalkanoate depolymerase, with translation MKFDSALMARLQAATQELMKDGPMAATAAIQRALAGDTAPETDATDNGIHTAPRADASFTAPGAGATMKDLNAPPEKAPARPAFRARKAAPKPTQPPHAAPGEKPETKQGETPHAGTAMSGLADILAKSGITLPEGLADSFKEKFKGGFQGGLPEGLLDGLPEALKNGKLPGARKRTPPPPLPDGARFDSASFTCSAGTRGYKLYVPSTYKADQPVPLVVMLHGCTQDPDDFAAGTRMNQVAEETGCLVAYPGQTQQANSSKCWNWFSVADQQRDRGEPAIIAGIARQVIADFAVDPARVSIAGLSAGGAMAIVVGALYPELFNAVGVHSGLPIGSASDLPSALQAMQQGAKGHARPVASPPVIVFHGDKDHTVNQKNGNDVLQHGLVAHEAGMPEVASAKASGGRKYTRTLHKAKDGRVLAEHWQLHGAGHAWAGGAPVAAIPIRPGRMRAGRWCGSSVR
- the map gene encoding type I methionyl aminopeptidase, whose product is MVCRPKYSRNMAITIKTPEDIEGMRLAGRLGAEVLDYITPFVKPGVTTGELDRLCHEYMTNVQGTVPAPLNYQPPGYPPYPKAICTSVNDVICHGIPGDKVLKNGDVVNLDITIITKDGYHGDNSRMFYIGPPTILAKRLTEITYECMWLGIAQVRPGGHFGDIGHAIQQHAEKAGYSVVREFCGHGIGKVFHEEPQVLHYGKPGTGEELKPGMIFTIEPMINAGRREIREMGDGWTIKTKDRSLSAQWEHMVLVTETGYEVLTLSAGSPPPPAFIAQASAAA
- the rpsB gene encoding 30S ribosomal protein S2, which translates into the protein MSVTMREMLEAGVHFGHQTRFWNPKMAPFIFGHRNKIHIINLEKTMELYQEAMKTVRQLSANRGTILMVGTKRQARDIVAAEAQRAGVPYVDQRWLGGMLTNFKTIKTSIKRLKDMEAQVADGSVEKLTKKDALLFSREMEKLQKSIGGIKDMGGVPDAIFVIDVGYHKGAITEAQKLGIPVIGIVDTNHSPAGVTHVIPGNDDSSKAISLYARGVADAILEGRANASTEVLESIKTAEGDEFVEVNEQA
- the frr gene encoding ribosome recycling factor, which codes for MSTADIKKNAQDKMAKSLETLRADLAKVRTGRAHVGILDHVMVDYYGNPTAINQVANLTLIDARTIGVTPFEKKMGTTIEKAIRDADLGLNPSAQGDTIRVPTPPLTEERRKEMVKLCKSEAEDAKIAVRNIRRDANEQLKKLVKDKSISEDDERRASDDVQKLTDKAIADIDKIVAEKEKEVLTV
- a CDS encoding TonB-dependent receptor — encoded protein: MTLKKTPVAIAAMLLAHAAAVAGPANEPTFAPAEGQPAIVTITGARGESPAYNPPASTSAMKIEAPLRDIPQTVNVIPEQLLRDQAVLSMEDAMKSVPGVGLSHGDGQRDQVTLRGFSAISDQFVDGFRDDALYFRDMSNVERIEVLKGPAAVLYGRGSSGGLINRITKRPGIDRSEVTVRVGSHKQRRGEVDVARTLGNTGMAFRITGAVERADSYRDQQFLDRDAIAPSLLVSLGASTSLLVQAEHLSDRRVTDFGIPSYQGRPVSVPAGTYYGAANARDVDFSQAEVTAGGFTLEHRLGERIALRNAFRKYDYTLARNNTLVGAVNEAAGTASLNRTNLRREEDGWFNQTEVTQTASLAGMTHRLLYGVEIGRQDKDQVNRSQSNVATVALFNPVSPVLPLALNVAPGTDNRGIFTTRAVYVQDLVELSPAWKALAGVRYDRFEQETRERRAGQADLHRVDAGWSPRAGLVWQPGATQSYYASFSRSFQPSAENFPLAANNAQIAPEKTTNREVGGKFDLFGGALSATASLFRLERTNVKYTDPVTNLLVPVGTQRSDGLELTLAGQVASGWQVWSGYSFLDAKVISSPALDNSDNVIKRVPVQGKRATLTPRHSANLWIARSFNAALRGGIGLVAVGERFANPGNTVALPGYATVDAMVGYRIASVDLQLNVTNLLDRGYIVSGHGTAPNLNMPGAPRGARLTARYRF
- the pyrH gene encoding UMP kinase; its protein translation is MSKPAYKRVLLKLSGEALMGDDPYGINRATIERMVADVAEVAKLGVELAVVIGGGNIFRGVAPGAQGMDRATADYMGMLATVMNALALADAMRHVGVVARVMSAIGIEQVVEPYVRPKALQYLEEGKVVIFAAGTGNPFFTTDTAAALRGSEMSAEIVLKATKVDGVYSADPKKDPDATLYSTISFDEAIAKQLQVMDATAFALCRDQKLPIKVFSITKPGAMMRVIMGEAEGTLVHV
- the tsf gene encoding translation elongation factor Ts; translated protein: MAAITAAMVGELRAKTDAPMMECKKALTEAAGDMDKAEEILRVKLGGKAAKASARVTAEGVVAAFISGNVGALVEVNSETDFVAKNDDFLSLASTAARLAAEKNPADVAALLALPTESGQTLEEVRSALVGKIGENMSIRRFQRFETTGKLASYLHGTKIGVIVDFEGADDQVGKDVAMHIAAMKPVSLSADQVPAEMIEKERSVAQAKADEDAAQAAAAGKPAQSPEIVAKRLEGSVQKYLKEVSLLNQAFVKNDKQSVEQMLKAANASVKGFTMYVVGEGIEKKVDDFAAEVAAQMAASKGA